The Streptomyces phaeolivaceus genome has a window encoding:
- the rpmG gene encoding 50S ribosomal protein L33: MARNELRPVVKLRSTAGTGYTYVTRKNRRNDPDRLTLRKFDPRVGRHVDFREER, translated from the coding sequence ATGGCACGCAACGAACTCCGCCCGGTCGTCAAACTCCGGTCCACGGCCGGCACCGGTTACACCTACGTCACCCGCAAGAACCGCCGGAACGACCCGGACCGGCTGACGCTGCGCAAGTTCGACCCGAGGGTCGGCCGCCACGTCGACTTCCGAGAGGAGCGCTGA
- a CDS encoding aldehyde dehydrogenase family protein, with protein MSSNSSYFTDLAQQYIGGEWRPGSGSWDIIDFNPYDDAKLASITIATVDEVDEAYKAAQTAQKAWAEVNAYARRAVFEKALKVIEEREQEITEVIIAELGGTHLKAGFELHLAKEFLRESIQLALRPEGRILPSPTDGKENRLYRVPVGVVGVISPFNFPFLLSLKSVAPALALGNGVVLKPHQNTPIAGGTLVAKIFEEAGLPGGLLNVVVTDIAEIGDAFIAHPIPKLISFTGSDKVGRHVATVAASTFKRTILELGGNSALVVLDDADIDYAVDAAVFSRYVHQGQVCMAANRVLVDRSIQAEFTEKFVAKVKSLKVGDPSDPQTVIGPVINSSQADSLKAVVEQALAEGATALVHGTTTDNLVSPSVLTDVPAGSALLRQEVFGPVAFLIPFDGEEEAVRLVNDTPYGLSGAVHTGDIERGVAFAKQIDTGMFHVNDGTVHDEPLVPFGGEKHSGIGRLNGETTVDAFTTQKWISVQHGRSFFPF; from the coding sequence ATGTCGTCCAACTCGTCCTACTTCACCGACCTGGCCCAGCAGTACATCGGCGGCGAGTGGCGCCCGGGCTCGGGCTCCTGGGACATCATCGACTTCAACCCGTACGACGACGCGAAGCTCGCGTCGATCACCATCGCCACGGTCGATGAGGTGGACGAGGCCTACAAGGCCGCGCAGACGGCCCAGAAGGCATGGGCCGAGGTCAACGCCTACGCGCGGCGCGCGGTCTTCGAGAAGGCCCTCAAGGTCATCGAGGAGCGCGAGCAGGAGATCACCGAGGTGATCATCGCCGAGCTGGGCGGCACGCACCTGAAGGCCGGGTTCGAACTGCACCTCGCCAAGGAGTTCCTGCGCGAATCGATTCAGCTCGCGCTGCGCCCCGAGGGCCGGATCCTCCCGTCGCCGACCGACGGCAAGGAGAACCGCCTCTACCGCGTACCGGTCGGTGTCGTGGGCGTCATCAGCCCCTTCAACTTCCCCTTCCTGCTCTCCCTCAAGTCGGTCGCCCCGGCCCTCGCCCTCGGCAACGGCGTGGTGCTGAAGCCGCACCAGAACACCCCGATCGCCGGTGGCACCCTGGTCGCGAAGATCTTCGAGGAGGCCGGCCTGCCCGGCGGGCTGCTGAACGTCGTCGTCACCGACATCGCCGAGATCGGCGACGCCTTCATCGCGCACCCCATCCCCAAGCTGATCTCCTTCACCGGCTCCGACAAGGTCGGCCGCCATGTCGCCACCGTCGCCGCCTCGACCTTCAAGCGCACCATCCTCGAACTGGGCGGCAACAGCGCCCTCGTGGTCCTGGACGACGCGGACATCGACTACGCCGTCGACGCGGCCGTCTTCTCCCGCTACGTCCACCAGGGCCAGGTCTGCATGGCCGCCAACCGTGTGCTGGTGGACCGCTCGATCCAGGCCGAGTTCACCGAGAAGTTCGTCGCCAAGGTGAAGTCCCTGAAGGTCGGCGACCCGAGCGACCCGCAGACGGTCATCGGTCCGGTCATCAACTCCTCCCAGGCGGACTCCCTCAAGGCCGTCGTCGAGCAGGCCCTCGCCGAGGGCGCCACCGCGCTCGTGCACGGCACCACGACCGACAACCTGGTCTCGCCGTCCGTCCTCACCGACGTCCCCGCCGGCTCCGCCCTCCTCCGGCAGGAGGTCTTCGGTCCCGTCGCCTTCCTCATCCCCTTCGACGGCGAGGAGGAGGCCGTCCGCCTCGTCAACGACACCCCGTACGGCCTCAGCGGCGCCGTGCACACGGGCGACATCGAGCGGGGCGTCGCGTTCGCCAAGCAGATCGACACCGGCATGTTCCACGTCAACGACGGCACGGTCCACGACGAGCCGCTCGTCCCCTTCGGCGGCGAGAAGCACTCCGGCATCGGCCGCCTCAACGGCGAGACCACGGTGGACGCCTTCACCACCCAGAAGTGGATCTCGGTCCAGCACGGGCGGAGCTTCTTCCCGTTCTAG
- a CDS encoding DUF397 domain-containing protein: MDHDVYGVDDVYNGMAATELTRLHAVAWQKSRHSNSQGNCVEFARLPGGEVAVRNSRFPDGPALVYTRAEIEAMLLGVKDGEFDHLVG, translated from the coding sequence GTGGACCACGACGTGTACGGCGTGGATGACGTGTACAACGGCATGGCCGCGACGGAGCTGACCCGGCTCCACGCGGTGGCCTGGCAGAAGAGCCGGCACAGCAACTCGCAGGGCAACTGCGTGGAGTTCGCCCGGCTGCCCGGCGGTGAGGTGGCGGTGCGCAACTCCCGCTTCCCGGACGGTCCGGCGCTCGTCTACACCCGCGCCGAGATCGAGGCGATGCTCCTGGGCGTCAAGGACGGCGAGTTCGACCATCTGGTCGGATGA
- a CDS encoding helix-turn-helix domain-containing protein, with protein sequence MLLGSHLRRLRESQGITREKAGYSIRSSESKISRMELGRVSFKTRDVEDLLTLYGVTGDTERTSLLSLAKEANVAGWWHSYSDVLPSWFPTYVGLEAAAHLIRSYEVQFVHGLLQTEAYAHAVVSRGMKGASEAEIDKRVALRMERQKYLVAESAPEFHCVLDEAALRRPYGDREVMRGQLQHLIEISERPNVRLQVMPFSFGGHSGESGAFTVLSFAESDLTDVVYLEQLTSALYLDKREDIAQYERAIRQLQDDSPSPSESRDLLRGLLQLS encoded by the coding sequence ATGCTGCTGGGCTCGCATCTCAGGCGGCTGCGCGAGTCGCAGGGGATCACCCGTGAGAAGGCCGGGTACTCGATCCGCTCCTCGGAGTCGAAGATCAGTCGGATGGAACTCGGCCGGGTCAGCTTCAAGACCCGTGACGTGGAGGACCTGTTGACCCTCTACGGCGTCACCGGCGACACCGAGCGCACCTCGCTGCTCTCCCTGGCCAAGGAGGCCAATGTCGCCGGCTGGTGGCACAGCTACTCGGACGTGCTGCCGAGCTGGTTCCCCACCTATGTCGGCCTCGAAGCGGCGGCCCATCTCATCCGCAGCTACGAAGTCCAGTTCGTGCACGGCCTGTTGCAGACCGAGGCGTACGCCCACGCGGTGGTCTCCCGGGGCATGAAGGGCGCGAGCGAGGCCGAGATCGACAAGCGGGTGGCGCTGCGCATGGAGCGCCAGAAGTATCTGGTGGCCGAGAGCGCCCCGGAGTTCCACTGCGTCCTCGACGAGGCCGCGCTGCGCCGGCCGTACGGCGACCGTGAGGTGATGCGCGGTCAGCTCCAGCATCTGATCGAGATCTCGGAGCGCCCGAACGTCCGGCTCCAGGTCATGCCGTTCAGCTTCGGCGGCCACTCCGGCGAGAGCGGCGCCTTCACGGTGCTGAGCTTCGCCGAGTCCGACCTCACCGACGTCGTCTATCTCGAACAGCTCACCAGCGCGCTCTATCTGGACAAGCGCGAGGACATCGCCCAGTACGAGCGGGCGATCCGGCAGCTCCAGGACGACAGCCCGTCCCCGTCCGAGAGCCGCGACCTGTTGCGGGGCCTGCTCCAGCTCTCCTGA
- the rpmB gene encoding 50S ribosomal protein L28 translates to MSAHCMLTGARPGFGNRISHSHRRTSRRFDPNIQSKRYWLAAENRHVRLRLSTKGIKTVDVIGVEAAVARIRARGVRV, encoded by the coding sequence TTGTCCGCCCACTGCATGCTGACCGGCGCCCGGCCCGGCTTCGGCAACCGCATCTCGCACTCCCACCGGCGCACGTCCCGGCGCTTCGACCCGAACATCCAGTCCAAGCGCTACTGGCTGGCCGCCGAGAACCGCCATGTGCGGCTCCGGCTGAGCACGAAGGGGATCAAGACCGTGGACGTCATCGGCGTCGAGGCCGCGGTCGCGCGGATCCGCGCCCGGGGGGTGCGGGTCTGA
- the rpsR gene encoding 30S ribosomal protein S18 has protein sequence MPRKPERKPAKSRPNPLDQAKITYIDYKDTDLLRRFISDRGKIRSRRVTRVTARQQRQLARAVKNAREMALLPYATR, from the coding sequence ATGCCCCGCAAGCCGGAGCGCAAGCCCGCCAAGTCCCGCCCCAACCCGCTGGACCAGGCGAAGATCACCTACATCGACTACAAGGACACCGACCTGCTGCGCCGGTTCATCTCCGACCGGGGCAAGATCCGCAGCCGCCGCGTCACCCGGGTCACCGCCCGGCAGCAGCGGCAGCTCGCCCGCGCCGTCAAGAACGCCCGCGAGATGGCCCTCCTGCCCTACGCCACCCGCTGA
- a CDS encoding CobW family GTP-binding protein: protein MTQLSVAIVGGLHADARRAAVEALLAGVPGSVALHHDLSTAVDGPDAKVVRTVRDAAGLISTGETPLVNDCACCALREDLVPELERFADAGLTRLAVVELWDSVEPKAMAEVVAASGLRLTSVITAVDPALLLPCLGNGDDLADRGLAAASTDQRTVADTFARQLEYAPILAVLDSAEADDEDRALLAQLHPTAQRVPIESQGAPPVPEGRGELRDQPRRTRTPQRTTTSMAHPGSLLTAAFAGFDVEAAAAAQHPASALLPTDADEHGVTTLVWHRHRPFHPERLYAALEDLCCAAARSRGRFWLAERPDTLLHWDAAGGALCVESVGPWLASLPDAAWDLVPPVRRAAAALDWHPEHGDRCQHLVFTSPGLDRDGLERLLESCLLTDAEYAAGRAAWERLPRPFDTFLEV, encoded by the coding sequence GTGACCCAGCTGTCTGTCGCGATCGTCGGCGGGCTGCACGCCGACGCCCGGCGGGCCGCCGTCGAGGCGCTGCTCGCCGGGGTCCCGGGCAGCGTCGCGCTGCACCACGACCTCTCCACCGCCGTCGACGGTCCGGACGCCAAGGTCGTCCGGACCGTCCGGGACGCCGCGGGGCTCATCTCCACCGGTGAGACCCCGCTCGTCAACGACTGCGCCTGCTGCGCCCTGCGCGAGGACCTCGTCCCCGAACTGGAGCGCTTCGCCGACGCGGGCCTGACCCGCCTCGCCGTCGTCGAACTCTGGGACTCGGTCGAACCGAAGGCGATGGCCGAGGTGGTCGCCGCGAGCGGCCTCCGCCTCACCTCGGTGATCACGGCCGTCGACCCGGCCCTCCTCCTGCCCTGCCTCGGCAACGGCGACGACCTCGCCGACCGCGGCCTCGCCGCCGCCTCCACCGACCAGCGCACGGTCGCCGACACCTTCGCCCGCCAACTCGAATACGCCCCGATCCTGGCCGTACTCGACTCGGCGGAGGCGGACGACGAGGACCGAGCCCTGTTGGCCCAACTCCACCCGACGGCCCAGCGGGTGCCCATCGAGAGCCAGGGGGCGCCCCCAGTTCCTGAGGGGCGCGGGGAACTGCGCGACCAGCCACGACGCACCCGCACTCCGCAACGCACCACCACCTCCATGGCGCATCCCGGTTCTCTGCTCACGGCAGCGTTCGCCGGCTTCGACGTGGAAGCCGCCGCGGCAGCCCAGCACCCGGCGTCCGCCCTCCTCCCCACCGACGCCGACGAACACGGCGTCACCACCCTCGTCTGGCACCGCCACCGCCCCTTCCACCCGGAACGCCTCTACGCCGCCCTCGAAGACCTCTGCTGTGCGGCGGCCCGCAGCCGCGGCAGGTTCTGGCTGGCCGAGCGTCCCGACACCCTGCTGCACTGGGACGCGGCCGGCGGCGCCCTGTGCGTGGAGTCGGTCGGCCCCTGGCTCGCCTCGCTCCCGGACGCCGCCTGGGACCTGGTCCCCCCGGTCCGCCGGGCCGCCGCCGCCCTCGACTGGCACCCGGAGCACGGCGACCGCTGCCAGCACCTCGTCTTCACCTCCCCGGGCCTGGACCGCGACGGACTCGAACGGCTCCTGGAGTCCTGCCTGCTCACCGACGCCGAGTACGCCGCCGGACGCGCCGCCTGGGAACGGCTGCCGCGCCCCTTCGACACCTTCCTGGAGGTCTGA
- a CDS encoding type B 50S ribosomal protein L31 yields the protein MKKDIHPSYGPVVFRDRAANHTFLTRSTMTSEMANGKTIEWEDGNTYPVVDVEISNVSHPFYTGTARVLDTAGRVEKFEKRYGAKSAGAAGAARPTEATASTGKKRG from the coding sequence ATGAAGAAGGACATCCACCCGTCGTACGGCCCCGTCGTCTTCCGGGACCGCGCCGCGAACCACACCTTCCTCACCCGCTCGACGATGACGAGCGAGATGGCGAACGGGAAGACGATCGAGTGGGAGGACGGCAACACCTACCCCGTGGTCGACGTCGAGATCTCGAACGTCAGCCACCCCTTCTACACCGGCACCGCCCGCGTCCTGGACACGGCGGGCCGCGTCGAGAAGTTCGAGAAGCGGTACGGCGCCAAGAGCGCCGGAGCGGCCGGAGCGGCCCGGCCGACCGAAGCGACCGCATCGACCGGAAAGAAGCGGGGCTGA
- a CDS encoding ATP-binding protein, giving the protein MGTNGSTMLEPLRQGLPPLDPATVSDSASCALPPRYEAVREARQFTRGTLDQWQLADRFDDVCLVVSELVTNALRHGLPTSNGLRPAQDPPVRLHLMRWTERLVCAVRDPSHDSPVAGGSEDFSAESGRGLFLVDSFTDSWGWHPLGGSLSGKVVWALFQVPAGPGLSSAH; this is encoded by the coding sequence ATGGGGACGAATGGATCGACCATGCTCGAACCCTTACGGCAGGGACTTCCGCCACTTGATCCCGCGACCGTGTCCGACTCCGCGTCCTGCGCGCTGCCACCCCGCTACGAAGCGGTGCGCGAGGCGCGGCAGTTCACCCGAGGCACGCTCGACCAGTGGCAGCTGGCGGACCGCTTCGACGACGTCTGTCTCGTGGTCTCGGAACTCGTCACCAACGCCCTGCGGCACGGCCTGCCCACCTCGAACGGGCTCCGCCCGGCCCAGGACCCGCCGGTACGGCTGCACTTGATGCGCTGGACCGAGCGGCTGGTGTGCGCGGTGCGCGACCCCAGTCACGACAGTCCGGTCGCCGGCGGCTCCGAGGACTTCTCGGCGGAGTCCGGGCGCGGGCTGTTCCTGGTCGACTCGTTCACGGACAGCTGGGGCTGGCATCCGCTGGGCGGCTCGCTCAGCGGCAAGGTGGTGTGGGCACTGTTCCAGGTGCCCGCGGGACCGGGCCTGTCGTCCGCCCACTGA